One Homo sapiens chromosome 3, GRCh38.p14 Primary Assembly genomic window carries:
- the PRR23A gene encoding proline-rich protein 23A yields the protein MGSRPRSPSAFPAPWWGQQPGGPGPAKRLRLEEPAGPEPRVAPSLEDPAGTPAVGALTSIVVLAAGCALRVPLDDVDLVLELPPTSILRVSLDGHTLILIPEVLLSSVDERSGAQDDSSAGLEVDVFLGALREDVVVEQEVFCASVPEIAAQEEAYEEDADPEFPELQMDSAAGSAAGLYSSARSMFSPYREGPIPEPCALAPNPSSEGHSPGPFFDPEFRLLEPVPSSPLQPLPPSPRVGSPGPHAHPPLPKRPPCKARRRLFQE from the coding sequence ATGGGCAGCCGGCCCCGCAGCCCCAGCGCCTTCCCTGCGCCCTGGTGGGGACAGCAGCCAGGAGGACCCGGCCCTGCCAAGCGCCTCCGATTGGAGGAGCCCGCGGGCCCCGAACCCCGCGTGGCGCCCAGCCTGGAAGACCCGGCGGGTACCCCGGCCGTGGGCGCGCTCACCTCCATAGTGGTCCTGGCCGCGGGCTGTGCCCTGCGTGTGCCCCTGGACGACGTCGACCTGGTGCTGGAGCTCCCGCCAACGTCGATCCTGCGAGTGTCTCTCGATGGACACACCCTCATCCTGATCCCAGAGGTCCTCCTGAGCTCTGTCGACGAACGCTCAGGAGCGCAGGACGACTCGTCTGCTGGGCTGGAAGTGGACGTTTTCCTGGGCGCTCTCAGGGAGGACGTCGTCGTTGAGCAGGAAGTCTTCTGCGCATCTGTCCCAGAGATCGCCGCCCAGGAAGAGGCCTACGAGGAGGACGCGGACCCCGAGTTTCCGGAGCTCCAGATGGACTCCGCAGCCGGCTCAGCCGCTGGGCTCTACTCCTCCGCCAGAAGTATGTTCAGCCCCTACCGGGAGGGCCCCATCCCAGAACCCTGTGCTCTGGCCCCCAACCCCAGTTCAGAGGGACACTCTCCAGGCCCCTTCTTCGACCCGGAATTCCGCCTTCTGGAGCCTGTCCCCAGCTCACCTctccaacctctacctccctctcCGCGCGTGGGGAGTCCAGGTCCCCACGCGCACCCGCCGCTCCCGAAACGCCCTCCGTGCAAGGCCCGCAGACGACTGTTCCAGGAATGA
- the PRR23B gene encoding proline-rich protein 23B — translation MVSRPRSPSAFPAPWWGQQPGGPGPAKRLRLEEPAGPEPRAAPSLEDPAGDPAVDALTSIVVLAAGCALRVPLDDVDLVLEPAPTSILRVSLGGHTLILIPEVLLSSVDERSGAQHDSSAGLEVDVFLGAVREDVVVELEFCASVPEIAAQEEAYEEDADPEFPELRMDSPTGSAAGLYPSSRSMFIPYREGPIPEPCALAPNPSSERRSPRPIFDLEFRLLEPVPSSPLQPLPPSPCVGSPGPHARSPLPERPPCKARRRLFQA, via the coding sequence ATGGTCAGCCGGCCCCGCAGCCCCAGCGCCTTCCCTGCTCCCTGGTGGGGACAGCAGCCAGGAGGACCCGGCCCTGCCAAGCGCCTCCGATTGGAGGAGCCCGCGGGCCCCGAACCCCGCGCGGCACCCAGCCTGGAAGACCCGGCGGGGGACCCGGCCGTGGACGCGCTCACCTCCATAGTGGTCCTGGCCGCGGGCTGTGCCCTGCGTGTGCCCCTGGACGACGTCGACCTGGTGCTGGAGCCCGCACCAACGTCGATCCTGCGAGTGTCTCTCGGTGGACACACCCTCATCCTGATCCCAGAGGTCCTCCTGAGCTCCGTCGACGAACGCTCAGGAGCGCAGCACGACTCGTCTGCCGGGCTGGAAGTGGACGTTTTCCTGGGCGCTGTCAGGGAGGACGTCGTCGTCGAGCTGGAATTCTGCGCATCTGTCCCAGAGATCGCCGCCCAGGAAGAGGCCTACGAGGAGGACGCGGACCCCGAGTTCCCGGAGCTCCGGATGGACTCCCCAACCGGCTCAGCCGCTGGGCTCTACCCCTCCTCTAGAAGTATGTTCATCCCCTACCGGGAGGGCCCCATCCCAGAACCCTGTGCTCTGGCCCCCAACCCCAGTTCAGAGAGACGTTCTCCACGCCCCATCTTTGACCTGGAATTCCGCCTTCTGGAGCCTGTCCCCAGCTCACCTctccaacctctacctccctctcCGTGCGTGGGGAGTCCAGGTCCCCACGCGCGCTCGCCGCTCCCGGAACGCCCTCCGTGCAAGGCCCGGAGACGCCTGTTCCAGGCATAG